A genome region from Acinetobacter lwoffii includes the following:
- the fur gene encoding ferric iron uptake transcriptional regulator encodes MTISNQDLRKAGLKVTLPRIKILELLENSKQHHLSAEDIYKTLLDQGEDVGLATVYRVLTQFEAAGIIERHNFENNHSVFEIMQEDHHDHLVCLNCSKVVEFINDTIEKEQHDVAEKFGFELTGHSLNLYGYCDATACQEVFRKK; translated from the coding sequence ATGACTATTTCAAACCAAGATTTACGAAAAGCTGGGCTGAAAGTTACCCTTCCACGAATTAAAATATTAGAATTACTAGAAAATTCAAAACAACATCATTTAAGTGCGGAAGATATTTACAAGACTTTACTCGATCAGGGCGAAGATGTAGGTTTAGCAACTGTGTATCGTGTGTTAACGCAGTTTGAAGCAGCGGGCATCATCGAACGTCATAATTTTGAAAATAATCATTCAGTTTTTGAAATTATGCAGGAAGATCACCACGATCACCTAGTATGTTTAAATTGCAGCAAAGTTGTTGAATTTATTAATGACACGATTGAAAAAGAGCAGCATGACGTTGCTGAAAAATTTGGTTTTGAATTAACCGGTCACTCACTGAATCTGTATGGCTATTGTGATGCGACTGCATGTCAGGAAGTGTTCCGTAAAAAATAA
- a CDS encoding PilT/PilU family type 4a pilus ATPase, with the protein MDFNGLLDYMVEKKASDLFITADVEPSIKINGQILPIGSVKLPGAAVGQLLHSIMTEKQRKEFADSRECNFAISTPDKSARFRVSAFQQRDQPGMVLRRIETVIPTMDELKLPPILKELAMTKRGIIIFVGATGTGKSTSLASLVGYRNENSKGHIITIEDPIEFIHQHKGCIITQREVGIDTDSFEIALKNTLRQAPDVILIGEIRSRETMDYAIAFAETGHLVFATLHANNANQAIDRIIHFFEADRHNQLFMDLSLNMKAIVAQQLIPTIDGNGRRAAIEILINSPLIADLIRKGDVHEIKDLMKRSRELGMQTFDQALYDLYKAKQISYKDALKHADSPNDLRLQIKLSEEGGSHLLRAHSNITFDGQS; encoded by the coding sequence ATGGATTTTAACGGCTTACTCGATTATATGGTGGAGAAAAAAGCATCGGATCTGTTCATTACTGCCGATGTCGAACCGTCCATCAAGATTAATGGGCAGATTTTACCGATTGGTTCGGTAAAATTACCCGGTGCGGCAGTAGGACAACTGCTCCATTCCATCATGACCGAAAAGCAGCGTAAAGAATTTGCTGACAGTCGTGAATGTAACTTTGCCATCAGCACGCCGGATAAAAGTGCCCGCTTCCGTGTCAGTGCCTTTCAGCAACGAGATCAACCGGGGATGGTGCTGCGTCGGATTGAAACTGTTATTCCCACGATGGATGAACTCAAGTTACCGCCGATTCTAAAAGAACTGGCGATGACCAAACGTGGCATCATTATTTTTGTCGGGGCAACGGGTACCGGTAAATCAACCTCGCTGGCGTCTTTGGTCGGTTATCGTAATGAAAATTCCAAAGGTCATATCATTACCATTGAAGATCCGATCGAATTTATTCACCAGCATAAGGGCTGTATTATCACCCAGCGTGAAGTCGGCATCGATACGGATTCATTTGAAATTGCCCTGAAAAATACCCTGCGTCAGGCACCAGACGTGATTCTGATCGGTGAGATCCGTTCACGTGAAACCATGGATTATGCGATTGCCTTTGCCGAAACCGGTCATCTGGTCTTTGCTACCCTGCACGCCAACAACGCCAACCAAGCGATTGACCGGATTATCCATTTCTTCGAAGCAGACCGACATAATCAGCTGTTCATGGACTTGTCCCTGAACATGAAAGCCATTGTGGCACAGCAACTGATTCCAACCATCGATGGTAATGGTCGCCGTGCAGCGATTGAGATTCTGATTAACTCACCACTGATTGCCGACTTGATTCGTAAAGGTGATGTGCATGAGATCAAGGATCTGATGAAGCGTTCCCGTGAACTGGGCATGCAGACCTTCGATCAGGCGCTGTATGATCTGTATAAAGCCAAACAGATCAGCTATAAAGATGCACTGAAACATGCAGATTCACCAAACGACCTGCGTTTGCAAATCAAACTGTCAGAAGAAGGTGGCAGCCATTTATTGCGTGCACATTCCAATATCACCTTTGACGGTCAGTCCTGA
- a CDS encoding class II glutamine amidotransferase — MCQLLGMNCATPTDITFSFRGFSQRAGITSDHADGFGIAFFEDKACRLFVDNQSAVESPIAELVRNYPIKSRNVIAHIRKATQGKINLENSHPFSRELWGRQWIFAHNGDLHDYFPALSGRFTPVGNTDSERAFCYLLDQLVKRFGYHEPKLDQVFDLLAEISPGIAEHGTFNFCLSNGQALFSYAITKLHWLVREYPFRPAQLIDIDVEVDFSQVTTREDRVAVITTEPLTQNEEWTAFQPGEMILFQHGAKVRSQVTHVERLERERLDPSLKRITRADQY; from the coding sequence ATGTGCCAACTGCTCGGAATGAATTGTGCTACGCCAACAGATATTACTTTTTCTTTTCGCGGGTTTTCCCAGCGGGCAGGCATTACCTCTGATCATGCCGATGGTTTCGGGATAGCTTTCTTTGAAGATAAAGCCTGCCGTCTGTTTGTTGATAACCAGTCGGCGGTTGAATCTCCGATTGCTGAACTGGTACGTAATTATCCGATTAAATCCCGCAATGTGATTGCGCATATCCGCAAAGCCACGCAAGGTAAAATCAATCTGGAAAATTCCCATCCTTTTAGCCGCGAACTCTGGGGCCGGCAATGGATTTTTGCTCATAATGGTGATTTGCATGATTATTTCCCCGCACTAAGTGGACGTTTCACTCCAGTAGGGAATACGGATAGCGAGCGGGCTTTTTGCTATCTGCTGGACCAGTTAGTGAAACGTTTTGGCTATCATGAACCAAAACTGGATCAGGTTTTTGATCTGCTGGCCGAAATTTCACCTGGAATCGCGGAACATGGTACCTTTAATTTCTGCCTGTCGAATGGTCAGGCGCTATTTAGCTATGCGATTACCAAACTCCACTGGCTGGTACGTGAATACCCGTTTAGACCGGCGCAGCTCATCGATATTGATGTCGAAGTAGACTTTAGTCAGGTCACCACACGTGAAGACCGTGTGGCAGTCATTACTACTGAACCTTTGACCCAGAATGAAGAATGGACAGCCTTTCAGCCCGGTGAAATGATCCTGTTTCAACATGGGGCGAAAGTGCGTTCTCAAGTGACGCATGTCGAACGTTTGGAACGTGAACGGCTGGATCCTTCCCTAAAACGCATCACGCGCGCTGACCAATATTAA
- a CDS encoding type IV pilus twitching motility protein PilT has translation MDITELLAFSAKNGASDLHLSAGLPPMIRVDGEVRRINLPALEHKEVHKLVYDIMNDKQRRDFEENLETDFSFEVPGVARFRVNAFNQNRGAGAVFRTIPSKVLTLEDLGMGQIFKDICEYPRGLVLVTGPTGSGKSTTLAAMLDYINDNRYDHILTVEDPIEFVHQSKKCLINQREVHRDTHGFNEALRSALREDPDIILVGEMRDLETIRLALTAAETGHLVFGTLHTTSAAKTIDRVIDVFPAEEKDMVRAMLSESLQAVVSQALLKKNGGGRVAAHEIMIGIPAIRNLIRENKVAQMYSAIQTGANYGMTTLDQTLKTLVSKGLISPQVARTAAKQPEAFL, from the coding sequence ATGGATATCACAGAATTGTTGGCATTTTCTGCTAAAAATGGTGCGTCGGATTTACACTTGTCTGCGGGCTTACCGCCAATGATTCGTGTCGATGGGGAAGTTCGTCGCATCAACCTGCCAGCATTAGAACACAAAGAAGTGCATAAACTCGTTTATGACATCATGAACGATAAACAGCGCCGTGATTTTGAAGAAAATCTGGAAACTGACTTTTCTTTTGAAGTGCCTGGCGTGGCGCGTTTTCGTGTCAACGCATTTAACCAGAACCGCGGTGCCGGTGCGGTATTCCGTACCATTCCCTCTAAAGTACTGACCCTTGAAGATCTGGGCATGGGACAGATTTTTAAAGATATCTGTGAATATCCACGTGGTCTGGTACTGGTCACAGGTCCAACCGGTTCGGGTAAATCAACTACCTTGGCGGCGATGCTGGATTATATTAATGACAACCGCTATGACCATATTCTGACCGTCGAAGATCCGATCGAATTTGTGCATCAGTCCAAGAAATGTCTGATTAACCAGCGTGAAGTGCATCGTGATACGCATGGCTTTAATGAAGCATTACGTTCTGCATTACGTGAAGATCCGGATATTATTCTGGTCGGTGAGATGCGTGACCTTGAAACCATTCGTCTGGCTTTAACTGCGGCAGAAACGGGTCACCTTGTTTTCGGCACCCTGCATACCACCTCAGCGGCCAAAACCATTGACCGTGTGATCGACGTATTCCCTGCTGAAGAAAAAGACATGGTACGCGCCATGTTGTCTGAATCCCTACAAGCCGTAGTTTCACAGGCTCTACTGAAGAAAAATGGCGGTGGGCGTGTGGCGGCGCATGAAATCATGATCGGTATTCCTGCGATCCGTAACCTGATCCGTGAAAACAAAGTCGCACAAATGTACTCAGCAATTCAGACAGGCGCCAACTATGGCATGACCACACTGGACCAGACCCTGAAAACACTGGTGTCCAAAGGTTTGATCAGCCCGCAAGTTGCACGTACTGCAGCCAAACAGCCAGAAGCATTTTTATAA
- a CDS encoding YggS family pyridoxal phosphate-dependent enzyme, giving the protein MNMLQQSRNQVLVQIETACIQAGREADAVQLLAVSKTQPSSVLADMYQAGQHAFGENYLQEALEKITALKELDIEWHFIGHVQRNKTKHLAENFAWVHGVDRLIIAERLSNQRGDDQPALNICIQVNIDGQDTKDGCQPAEVADLVAQISQLPNVRLRGLMVIPAPNNPQAFADAKVLFDAVKVQHAHPEDWDTLSMGMSADMTEAIAAGSTMVRVGTALFGARPKKDV; this is encoded by the coding sequence ATGAATATGTTGCAACAGTCACGAAATCAGGTCTTAGTGCAAATTGAAACTGCCTGTATTCAGGCGGGCCGCGAAGCAGATGCGGTGCAACTGCTTGCCGTTTCCAAGACCCAGCCAAGTAGCGTGCTGGCTGATATGTATCAGGCCGGGCAACATGCTTTTGGTGAAAACTATTTGCAGGAAGCGCTGGAAAAAATCACGGCCCTGAAAGAGCTGGACATTGAATGGCATTTTATTGGTCATGTGCAGCGTAACAAGACCAAGCATCTGGCAGAAAATTTTGCCTGGGTGCATGGGGTGGATCGTCTGATTATTGCCGAGCGCTTATCCAATCAGCGTGGAGATGATCAGCCTGCACTAAATATCTGTATTCAGGTGAATATTGATGGTCAGGATACCAAAGATGGTTGCCAGCCGGCAGAAGTTGCAGATTTAGTGGCACAGATCAGCCAACTACCGAATGTGCGTTTACGTGGCCTGATGGTGATTCCAGCACCGAATAATCCTCAAGCCTTTGCTGATGCCAAAGTTTTATTTGATGCAGTCAAAGTTCAGCATGCACATCCTGAAGATTGGGATACTTTAAGTATGGGCATGTCTGCGGATATGACCGAAGCGATTGCTGCGGGTTCTACCATGGTTCGTGTTGGCACAGCCCTATTTGGTGCACGGCCTAAAAAAGATGTATAA
- a CDS encoding AAA family ATPase, whose protein sequence is MKILRLSLNNLASLTGTHHIDFESSPLTHAGLIAITGKTGAGKSTLLDAMCLALYNEIPRLKGATGSLKDAGGQDVSIKDSKNILRRGCVHGFAELEFIALDSKRYTARWEIRRARQKVDGNLKVDRFIKCIDDDTTLTQKISEVTPLIEKLLGLSFEQFTRAVLLAQSEVGAFLKAKDHERADLLEYLTNSQIFSLVSQKAAEKFSEVKNKRNDLEKLIGHIEILSEEDISALQQQQNSLSLQLQNLQQSEKLLENEKQWHLDRHKLYAEVHAKKEVYEVQQDAVNKSAGQQQLLEQLDEFQSIRDQFVSRTRLAPQKEQIQHQHTQFTLEFETLKQSFVAEEAKLTALQQQQHQFQQHLADLKPHLEAGLRLDHAIDTVSERYKKLHAEQSQFQTLRLQPLEEQLRQQQQTLNQLQARQEKVAQQLAESGFLNVFDLEPQSTLQRIQDFMRQYQQLQQQNPDSLKQPLPELEKTVTVLSGNLNQWIQQHHSLEQLEEHLKTIQEMRQQRQAEQRQLDLLQQQVQQIVQQSQEFEQLQSAVNSQQQQLKMQQEAEQALHQQIQAEQQAYEHLEQILAQQRLLHAQSVQDLRGQLKPDEPCMVCGSPAHPFVDAVHEHLEQSLNQLQEQQLRQAKQQLDQQLQSQQQQRIEMSKAQTVIEQQQQRCQLLHNQIQQSSADCKFQLLKLEVITEQHHDLAAFTALLENHTQRLAQQLELSQQQEHQLQQQLRQWRQQQQQLHQLQLLLQQRQQLNQLIQPVLSVLPEQYQSQPPMAWLSELQQQLQQRMQQLAVQKQLESDLHQQQQILEKNQYLLQLEQQNFAQLSQALEQLIQQGKDLRQQLAELTEQHAGQVYRVAAEWRDALDQQARTLTDALEQQRQHTAQAEKQWHQTHLKLQEFISQLQQIDRQLTQYQQDIQAWQAAHPQVTAAQIEQWLSIDLSNHQRIRQNLANQKQALENARTAWQLLEEQYQAHLKLQPEHEFEDIEQKLGMLHQEKITQQEALNETNAKLRMNANNQNTYAKYQQQIEQIKAEEYRWGRIYDLIGHKEGTKFQKIAQEHHLDILVEYANQQLQPLAPRYQLHRIPDSLSLAIIDLDMNSEVRPVLSLSGGETFLVSLALALAIANMASGSMKLESLFIDEGFGTLDPASLHMVMNALDHLQSQGRKVVLISHVQEMHERIPVQIQVKPVGAGASTIQIIG, encoded by the coding sequence ATGAAAATTTTACGTTTGAGTCTCAACAACCTGGCCTCCCTCACTGGCACCCATCATATTGATTTTGAATCCAGCCCTTTAACACATGCCGGCCTGATTGCAATCACTGGAAAAACCGGAGCCGGTAAATCGACCCTGCTCGATGCCATGTGTCTGGCGCTCTATAACGAAATTCCACGTCTAAAAGGTGCGACCGGCAGCCTGAAAGATGCCGGTGGTCAGGATGTTTCGATTAAAGACTCCAAGAATATTCTACGCCGTGGCTGCGTGCATGGTTTTGCCGAGCTGGAGTTTATTGCCCTGGATAGCAAACGCTATACAGCACGCTGGGAGATTCGCCGGGCACGTCAGAAAGTCGATGGCAATCTAAAAGTAGATCGTTTTATCAAGTGCATCGATGATGATACGACGCTAACGCAAAAAATATCTGAAGTTACCCCCTTAATTGAAAAACTGCTGGGCCTGAGCTTTGAACAGTTTACCCGCGCGGTACTGCTGGCGCAGTCGGAAGTTGGCGCATTTTTAAAAGCCAAAGATCATGAACGTGCAGACTTGCTGGAATATCTGACCAATTCGCAGATTTTCAGTCTAGTTAGTCAGAAAGCCGCAGAGAAATTCAGCGAAGTCAAAAACAAGCGCAACGATCTGGAAAAGCTGATCGGGCATATTGAAATTCTGTCTGAAGAAGACATCAGCGCTTTACAACAGCAGCAGAACTCTTTGTCTTTGCAACTTCAGAATTTGCAGCAATCAGAAAAACTGCTAGAAAATGAGAAACAATGGCATCTGGACCGACATAAACTCTATGCAGAAGTCCATGCCAAAAAAGAAGTCTACGAAGTACAGCAAGATGCAGTAAATAAATCTGCAGGACAGCAACAGCTACTGGAGCAGCTGGATGAATTCCAGTCGATTCGGGATCAGTTTGTGAGTCGTACCCGTCTAGCCCCTCAAAAAGAGCAGATTCAGCACCAGCACACCCAATTTACGCTGGAATTTGAAACGCTCAAACAGAGCTTTGTAGCAGAAGAAGCCAAACTTACAGCCTTACAACAACAGCAGCACCAGTTTCAGCAACACTTGGCAGACCTGAAACCGCATCTGGAGGCAGGTTTAAGGCTGGATCATGCAATTGATACGGTATCAGAGCGGTACAAAAAACTGCATGCAGAGCAAAGCCAGTTTCAAACCCTTCGTCTACAGCCTTTAGAAGAACAACTGCGACAGCAACAACAGACTTTGAATCAGCTACAAGCTCGGCAAGAAAAGGTTGCACAACAATTGGCTGAATCTGGCTTTTTAAATGTGTTCGATCTGGAGCCGCAAAGTACCTTGCAACGCATACAAGACTTTATGCGTCAGTATCAGCAACTGCAGCAACAGAATCCGGACAGCCTGAAGCAGCCTTTACCTGAACTGGAAAAAACCGTTACAGTACTTTCAGGAAATCTGAACCAGTGGATACAACAGCATCATAGTCTGGAACAGCTAGAAGAGCATCTCAAAACCATTCAGGAAATGCGTCAGCAACGCCAAGCGGAACAGCGTCAGCTCGACCTGCTGCAACAGCAGGTACAACAAATCGTTCAACAATCACAAGAATTTGAACAACTGCAATCTGCTGTAAATAGCCAACAGCAGCAACTAAAAATGCAGCAAGAGGCCGAACAGGCACTACATCAGCAGATTCAGGCTGAACAACAGGCCTATGAACACCTGGAACAAATACTTGCCCAGCAACGTTTATTGCATGCGCAAAGTGTGCAGGATCTTCGTGGCCAGTTAAAACCGGATGAGCCATGCATGGTCTGTGGAAGCCCAGCCCATCCTTTTGTCGATGCCGTCCATGAACATCTGGAACAGAGCCTGAACCAGCTACAGGAGCAACAGTTACGGCAGGCAAAACAGCAGCTCGATCAGCAACTGCAATCTCAGCAGCAGCAACGCATTGAAATGTCTAAAGCACAAACAGTAATTGAGCAACAGCAACAGCGTTGCCAGCTCCTGCACAACCAGATTCAACAATCCTCTGCTGACTGTAAATTTCAACTACTTAAACTGGAAGTGATTACCGAGCAGCACCACGATCTTGCTGCATTCACCGCGTTACTGGAAAATCATACCCAGCGTCTCGCCCAGCAATTAGAATTATCGCAACAGCAAGAACATCAGCTCCAACAACAATTACGGCAATGGCGTCAGCAACAACAGCAATTGCACCAGTTACAACTGCTTCTACAGCAACGTCAACAACTGAACCAACTGATACAACCTGTTTTAAGTGTACTGCCCGAGCAGTACCAGTCGCAGCCGCCTATGGCTTGGTTATCTGAGCTACAGCAACAATTGCAACAACGTATGCAGCAGTTAGCAGTACAAAAGCAGCTGGAATCCGATCTTCATCAACAGCAGCAGATATTGGAAAAGAACCAGTATCTGCTGCAACTAGAACAGCAAAATTTTGCTCAATTGAGCCAGGCTTTAGAACAGTTGATTCAGCAAGGCAAAGACCTGCGTCAACAATTGGCTGAACTGACCGAACAACATGCAGGACAAGTCTACCGTGTCGCTGCAGAGTGGCGCGATGCATTGGATCAGCAAGCCAGGACCTTAACAGACGCTTTAGAACAGCAACGTCAGCACACGGCACAGGCTGAAAAACAGTGGCATCAAACCCACTTAAAACTGCAAGAATTTATCAGCCAACTTCAGCAGATCGATCGGCAATTGACCCAATATCAACAAGATATTCAAGCATGGCAAGCAGCACATCCGCAAGTGACGGCAGCTCAAATTGAACAGTGGCTCAGTATTGACCTGAGTAACCATCAACGTATCCGTCAGAATTTGGCTAACCAGAAACAGGCACTCGAAAATGCCAGAACAGCCTGGCAATTACTGGAAGAACAATATCAGGCTCATTTAAAGCTGCAACCAGAACATGAATTTGAGGACATTGAACAAAAGCTTGGCATGCTGCATCAGGAAAAAATAACGCAGCAAGAAGCACTCAATGAGACTAATGCCAAACTGCGTATGAATGCCAATAATCAAAACACCTATGCCAAATATCAGCAGCAAATCGAGCAGATCAAAGCCGAAGAATATCGCTGGGGTCGTATTTACGACCTGATCGGACATAAGGAAGGCACCAAGTTCCAGAAAATTGCACAGGAACATCATCTGGATATCCTGGTGGAATATGCGAATCAGCAGTTGCAGCCATTGGCACCGCGTTATCAGTTGCATCGTATTCCGGACAGTCTGAGTCTGGCGATTATTGATCTGGACATGAACAGTGAAGTCCGCCCTGTACTGTCGCTATCGGGGGGTGAAACCTTCCTGGTTTCATTGGCTTTGGCTTTAGCAATTGCCAATATGGCCTCCGGCTCCATGAAACTGGAATCACTGTTTATTGATGAAGGTTTCGGGACGCTCGATCCGGCATCCTTACATATGGTCATGAATGCACTGGATCATTTGCAAAGTCAGGGCCGTAAAGTCGTCTTGATCTCGCATGTACAGGAAATGCATGAGCGCATTCCGGTCCAGATTCAGGTCAAACCAGTTGGTGCAGGTGCGAGTACCATTCAGATTATAGGCTAA
- a CDS encoding outer membrane protein assembly factor BamE, whose protein sequence is MQKIMLTLFVTSLLVGCSTLGVYKVDIPQGTPLTQAQAAKIQVGMSHQQVRFLLGSPTVSDPLNPLRWDYIYNYTPGTYAKKAKIPAAQGQHLKIYFNQSGIVERVEGLETIPESQPGLPGSKEAILNAPPL, encoded by the coding sequence ATGCAAAAAATCATGTTGACGTTATTCGTCACTTCATTGCTCGTCGGCTGTTCGACATTAGGTGTTTATAAAGTAGATATTCCACAAGGAACCCCTTTAACCCAAGCACAAGCCGCTAAAATTCAGGTAGGAATGAGCCATCAACAGGTGCGTTTCTTACTGGGCAGTCCAACAGTAAGCGATCCACTGAATCCTTTACGTTGGGACTACATCTATAACTATACCCCAGGAACCTACGCTAAAAAAGCCAAGATCCCGGCAGCCCAAGGCCAGCATTTGAAAATCTACTTTAACCAGTCTGGTATCGTGGAACGTGTTGAAGGTCTGGAGACGATTCCAGAATCTCAACCCGGCTTACCAGGATCAAAAGAAGCGATTTTAAATGCTCCTCCACTATAG
- a CDS encoding bacteriohemerythrin has product MKMKWVPDYNTGIDVIDDQHKRILDYINEIDGIDANTERARIKQILDNIIDYTHSHFTFEESLQEEAGYKYRVPHKRVHDLFIKKIESYRDRFELGQSIENELHEVLSKWLINHIQHDDADYVGAVKENMMGIIKEKEQKKGKNWFARFFS; this is encoded by the coding sequence ATGAAAATGAAATGGGTCCCAGATTATAATACTGGTATCGATGTGATTGACGATCAGCACAAACGAATTCTCGATTATATCAACGAAATTGATGGAATCGATGCAAATACCGAACGTGCCCGTATTAAACAGATTCTTGACAATATTATTGATTATACCCACTCACATTTTACCTTTGAAGAATCTCTTCAGGAAGAAGCCGGGTATAAATACCGGGTGCCGCATAAACGTGTGCATGATCTGTTTATTAAGAAAATTGAATCTTATCGTGACCGTTTTGAACTAGGGCAGTCAATTGAAAATGAACTGCATGAAGTATTATCGAAATGGCTCATTAACCATATTCAGCATGATGATGCCGATTATGTGGGTGCAGTCAAAGAAAATATGATGGGTATCATTAAAGAAAAAGAACAGAAAAAAGGTAAAAACTGGTTCGCCCGGTTTTTCTCATAA
- a CDS encoding RnfH family protein, translated as MSEAMIWVAYATPEKQFHLALPFQPGMTALDAIQKSGIAEQVELPEPLSLGIFGVRLQDHQQPLAAGDRVEIYRALTINPKDIRRKRAEKNPVGRYARGNLLKKLKPSSE; from the coding sequence ATGAGTGAGGCGATGATCTGGGTGGCGTATGCGACGCCAGAAAAACAATTTCATCTAGCCCTGCCATTTCAGCCCGGCATGACAGCATTGGATGCCATCCAGAAAAGTGGCATAGCAGAGCAGGTCGAATTGCCTGAACCGTTATCTCTGGGCATTTTTGGCGTGCGCTTGCAGGATCATCAGCAACCACTGGCAGCAGGGGACCGGGTGGAAATATATCGAGCACTGACCATCAATCCTAAAGATATCAGGCGTAAACGCGCCGAGAAAAATCCGGTGGGTCGTTATGCCAGAGGCAATCTTTTAAAAAAGCTGAAACCATCTTCCGAATAG
- a CDS encoding acyltransferase family protein, whose product MSHPAPNTLSPYFSLQLESLRGISAIVVLFSHCFQAFIAPFDTSIYSWIRLLGQAAVMIFFALSGYLIGYSIQHNIHQHGQFNLHRYARQRCSRILPPFLFAMGLTLLLYLLAPLLFASHTHAFQHSFGMMIRTDYSVDMMEFIGSLLFLNGFVTPTVSANAPLWSLSFEVWFYVLAGILPFLKDSEMAKIGFFIILAVLSVLNIQFFIYFLVWLSAFACSFRYIQLRFLNRLQSVKLALFGLAFLIACFDAYQFQVIDEAQQYRAANFAPFNFCVGLAFSCWLVQLQHQRSHYHPVWVQSADFSYTLYVTHFPLLLFILGCIPATLGYGLGGAVLALLTSMFGIIVFAWLMAKWLEPARKKALSNTLR is encoded by the coding sequence ATGAGTCACCCTGCCCCGAACACGCTCTCGCCCTATTTCAGCCTACAGCTTGAGAGCCTACGGGGTATCAGTGCCATTGTAGTGTTGTTCAGTCATTGCTTTCAGGCATTTATTGCGCCTTTCGATACCAGCATTTATTCATGGATACGCCTGCTTGGGCAGGCTGCAGTCATGATTTTCTTTGCCTTAAGTGGCTATCTGATCGGCTATTCGATTCAGCACAACATTCATCAGCATGGTCAGTTCAATCTGCACCGTTATGCCCGACAGCGTTGCAGCAGAATTTTACCACCCTTTCTGTTTGCCATGGGGTTGACGCTGCTTTTATATCTGCTTGCTCCACTATTATTTGCCAGTCATACTCATGCTTTTCAACACAGTTTTGGCATGATGATCCGGACTGACTATAGTGTAGACATGATGGAGTTTATTGGCTCTCTGCTGTTTTTGAATGGCTTCGTCACGCCAACGGTTTCAGCCAATGCCCCGCTCTGGAGTCTCAGCTTTGAAGTCTGGTTTTATGTGCTGGCCGGCATTCTGCCTTTTTTGAAAGATTCAGAAATGGCTAAAATCGGCTTTTTTATCATTTTGGCTGTACTGTCAGTCCTGAATATCCAGTTTTTTATTTATTTTTTGGTCTGGCTTAGTGCCTTTGCCTGTTCATTTCGATATATCCAGCTACGTTTTTTAAACCGCTTACAATCGGTCAAATTAGCCCTATTCGGCTTGGCATTTTTAATCGCCTGCTTTGATGCTTACCAGTTTCAAGTGATTGATGAGGCCCAGCAATACCGTGCTGCGAATTTTGCCCCTTTTAATTTCTGTGTGGGTTTGGCCTTTAGCTGCTGGCTGGTACAGCTCCAGCATCAACGTAGTCACTACCATCCGGTCTGGGTTCAATCCGCAGACTTTTCCTATACCTTGTATGTCACCCATTTCCCCTTACTTTTATTTATTTTGGGCTGTATTCCGGCAACTTTAGGCTATGGTCTGGGTGGAGCAGTTTTAGCCTTGCTTACGAGCATGTTCGGCATAATAGTCTTTGCCTGGCTGATGGCTAAATGGCTCGAACCAGCCAGAAAAAAAGCGTTATCCAATACCCTGCGATAA